The Thiothrix subterranea genome has a segment encoding these proteins:
- a CDS encoding ABC transporter ATP-binding protein: MPPEHALVVRNIKKRFGDLAVLNGISLTAHKGDVISLLGSSGSGKSTLLRCINLLETPDEGEVYVTGELIDMTRDRQGKTVPKSQKQVDHIRTRLGMVFQGFNLWSHRTILENIIEAPVHVLGIPKAEAKEYALELLHKVGIANKADSYPDHLSGGQQQRVAIARALAMKPAVMLFDEPTSALDPELVGEVLRVMRQLADEGMTMLVVTHEMGFAREVSSQVIFLHQGQIEEQGSPAQVFNNPRSERCQQFLATQLK, translated from the coding sequence ATGCCCCCGGAACATGCCCTTGTCGTCCGTAATATCAAAAAACGCTTCGGTGATTTAGCCGTCCTCAATGGCATTTCACTCACAGCCCACAAAGGCGACGTGATTTCCCTATTAGGATCAAGCGGTTCAGGCAAAAGCACCCTGCTACGCTGCATCAATCTGCTCGAAACACCTGATGAAGGCGAGGTCTATGTCACCGGCGAATTGATCGACATGACCCGCGACCGCCAAGGCAAAACCGTTCCCAAAAGCCAGAAACAAGTTGATCACATCCGCACCCGTTTAGGCATGGTCTTCCAAGGCTTCAACCTGTGGAGCCACCGCACCATTTTGGAAAACATTATCGAAGCACCCGTGCATGTCCTCGGCATTCCCAAAGCCGAAGCCAAAGAATACGCCCTCGAATTGCTGCACAAAGTCGGCATTGCCAATAAAGCTGACAGTTACCCCGATCATTTATCCGGCGGACAGCAACAGCGGGTGGCGATTGCGCGAGCACTGGCGATGAAACCCGCCGTGATGCTGTTCGATGAACCGACTTCCGCGCTTGACCCCGAACTAGTCGGCGAAGTATTGCGCGTCATGCGCCAGCTTGCCGACGAAGGCATGACCATGCTGGTCGTCACCCACGAAATGGGCTTTGCCCGCGAAGTATCCTCACAAGTGATCTTTTTGCACCAAGGGCAAATCGAAGAACAGGGCAGCCCCGCACAAGTCTTCAATAACCCGCGTTCGGAACGTTGCCAACAATTTCTCGCCACTCAGCTCAAATAA
- a CDS encoding lysine/arginine/ornithine ABC transporter substrate-binding protein, whose product MKLLTTLLSSAVLALAVAGTAQAEDKLRLGTEGAYAPFNTVDKDGKLAGFDIDIGNALCKAMATECEWVTSDWDGLIPALDAKKFDAIVASMSITAERKEKIDFTKKYYTTPIQCIRAVGTDVDPTDTAKLKGKMVGVQSGVVADNFVRGKFKDIVEVTAYKTQDEANLDLLSGRVDLVCADSVVLAPVIKDEKNAGKIEFVGGDFKDVEFVGEGVGIGIRKGDTALAEKLNKAIAKIREDGTYAEINKKYFDFDLYGE is encoded by the coding sequence ATGAAACTACTCACCACCTTACTGTCGAGCGCTGTACTGGCATTGGCTGTTGCCGGGACTGCCCAAGCCGAAGACAAACTGCGTCTCGGTACGGAAGGCGCGTATGCCCCGTTCAACACCGTGGATAAAGACGGTAAGCTGGCAGGTTTTGACATCGACATCGGCAACGCGCTGTGCAAAGCAATGGCAACTGAATGCGAATGGGTGACATCGGATTGGGACGGATTGATTCCGGCGTTGGATGCGAAAAAGTTTGATGCGATTGTTGCCTCCATGTCGATCACGGCGGAACGCAAGGAAAAAATCGACTTCACCAAAAAATATTACACCACCCCGATTCAGTGCATCCGCGCTGTCGGCACGGACGTTGACCCGACCGACACCGCTAAACTCAAAGGCAAAATGGTCGGCGTGCAAAGCGGCGTGGTTGCTGATAATTTCGTGCGCGGCAAATTCAAAGACATCGTGGAAGTCACTGCGTACAAAACCCAAGACGAAGCCAATCTGGATTTGCTCTCTGGGCGCGTGGATTTGGTGTGTGCGGATTCGGTGGTGCTTGCGCCCGTGATCAAGGATGAGAAAAACGCGGGTAAAATCGAATTCGTCGGCGGCGATTTCAAGGACGTTGAATTCGTCGGGGAAGGTGTCGGCATTGGTATCCGCAAAGGTGATACGGCACTCGCGGAGAAGCTGAATAAGGCGATTGCTAAAATCCGTGAAGATGGCACTTACGCCGAGATCAACAAGAAATATTTCGACTTCGACCTGTACGGGGAATAA
- a CDS encoding ABC transporter permease encodes MLDLQGYGWLLLQGLQMTVLVGLCAMFVAILFGLLGAWGKFSHSRLANWAADTYTTVVRGVPELILLLLVYYGVPKLIQDGAAALGYELRLDLNPFVAGFMTIGFIYGAFCTEVLRGAFLSVPRGQMEAARAIGMSKTLAFRRVQLPLAMRMALPGLGNVWMVLIKATALISLIQLDELMRNAKLAATATHQPFTFYFLASLLFLAITLVSMLVLKRAETWAKRGVRV; translated from the coding sequence TTGCTGGATTTACAAGGTTACGGCTGGTTGCTGCTGCAAGGTCTGCAAATGACCGTGCTGGTGGGATTGTGCGCTATGTTCGTGGCAATCCTGTTCGGGTTACTGGGCGCGTGGGGCAAGTTTTCGCACTCACGCTTGGCGAATTGGGCGGCGGATACGTATACCACCGTGGTGCGCGGCGTGCCGGAGCTGATCCTGCTGTTGCTGGTGTATTACGGTGTGCCGAAGCTGATTCAGGATGGCGCGGCGGCGTTGGGGTACGAGTTGCGGCTCGACCTCAACCCGTTTGTGGCGGGCTTTATGACCATTGGCTTTATCTACGGCGCATTTTGCACCGAAGTGCTGCGCGGGGCGTTTTTGTCCGTGCCGCGTGGGCAGATGGAAGCGGCGCGAGCGATTGGCATGAGCAAAACGCTGGCATTCCGGCGGGTGCAATTGCCGCTGGCGATGCGCATGGCGTTGCCGGGGTTGGGCAATGTGTGGATGGTGTTGATCAAAGCCACCGCGCTGATTTCCTTGATTCAGTTGGATGAATTGATGCGTAACGCCAAACTTGCCGCCACCGCCACGCATCAACCGTTTACCTTTTACTTCCTTGCCTCCCTGCTGTTCCTCGCGATTACCTTGGTGTCGATGCTGGTGTTGAAACGTGCCGAAACCTGGGCAAAACGTGGGGTGCGGGTATGA
- a CDS encoding ABC transporter permease, producing MNWELIGESLPKLLAGTGVTVQLTLFSIAIGLLLAVPLALARLSHNPLLKYPTAGFVFYFRGTPLLVQLFLIYYGSGQFRDVLSDMGLWTYFRNAWFCAVLTLTLNTAAYTAEIFRGAIQAVPRGEIEAGKAFGMSGWLLFRRVTLPKAFRIALPAYGNEVVFLLQATSLVSAITVIDLTGAADLIRSKTFAVYEMYLTAAVLYLIMTYVLVYGFRLLEKRLNAYQHRSA from the coding sequence ATGAACTGGGAATTGATCGGCGAGAGTTTACCGAAATTACTGGCGGGTACGGGGGTCACTGTGCAACTGACCTTGTTCAGCATTGCGATTGGTTTGCTGTTGGCTGTGCCGCTGGCATTGGCGCGGTTGTCACACAATCCCTTGCTGAAGTATCCGACGGCGGGGTTTGTGTTTTATTTTCGGGGTACGCCGTTACTGGTGCAATTGTTCCTGATTTATTACGGCAGTGGGCAATTCCGTGACGTGCTGAGTGACATGGGTTTGTGGACGTATTTTCGCAATGCGTGGTTTTGCGCGGTGCTGACCCTGACGCTGAATACGGCGGCGTATACGGCGGAAATTTTCCGTGGAGCCATTCAAGCCGTGCCGCGTGGCGAGATTGAGGCGGGCAAGGCGTTCGGCATGTCCGGCTGGTTATTGTTTCGGCGCGTGACTTTGCCGAAAGCGTTCCGCATTGCGTTGCCTGCGTATGGCAATGAGGTGGTGTTTTTGCTGCAAGCCACCTCGTTGGTGAGCGCGATTACGGTGATTGACCTGACGGGGGCGGCGGATTTGATCCGCTCGAAAACCTTTGCGGTGTATGAAATGTATCTCACCGCTGCGGTGTTGTACCTGATCATGACGTATGTGCTGGTGTATGGCTTCCGGCTACTGGAAAAGCGTCTGAATGCTTACCAACACAGGTCGGCTTGA
- a CDS encoding LysE/ArgO family amino acid transporter, which yields MLETVLKGAMIASGLIVAIGAQNAFVLKQGLARHHIFWVALICFLCDAVLMSAGVLGLGTLINTSTTATCSLALLGAAFLFWYGVKAFRSAYQATSYLEAASNANTASLAAVITTTLAMTLLNPHVYLDTVVILGSVAGTLPSHDKYWFLLGAVSVSGIWFFGLGYGARLLSPLFRKPRTWQILDILIGIIMWTIAWGLLQADLCW from the coding sequence ATGCTGGAAACCGTTTTAAAAGGCGCGATGATCGCCAGCGGTCTAATCGTCGCCATCGGCGCACAAAACGCCTTCGTGCTGAAGCAAGGCTTAGCCCGCCACCACATTTTCTGGGTCGCGCTGATCTGCTTCCTGTGCGATGCCGTATTAATGTCGGCAGGGGTATTAGGCTTAGGTACGCTGATCAACACCAGCACAACGGCAACGTGCAGCCTTGCGCTGCTGGGGGCTGCATTCTTATTTTGGTACGGCGTCAAAGCCTTTCGCAGTGCTTATCAAGCCACCAGCTATTTGGAAGCGGCAAGCAATGCCAACACCGCCAGCCTCGCAGCCGTGATCACCACTACCCTGGCGATGACCTTGCTCAATCCGCATGTATACCTCGATACTGTGGTCATCCTCGGCAGTGTTGCTGGCACATTGCCTTCACACGACAAGTATTGGTTTCTGCTCGGCGCAGTCAGCGTATCGGGCATCTGGTTTTTCGGGCTAGGTTACGGCGCAAGACTGCTTTCACCCCTCTTCCGAAAGCCCAGAACATGGCAAATCCTCGACATCCTAATCGGCATCATTATGTGGACGATCGCGTGGGGATTACTTCAAGCCGACCTGTGTTGGTAA